The proteins below come from a single Bacillota bacterium genomic window:
- a CDS encoding YggS family pyridoxal phosphate-dependent enzyme, giving the protein MPSIENNVAVVQEKIAAAAARSGRRPEDVCLVAVTKTVPPEKIQAALAAGIEHMGESRIQEALSKVGIISPGPTWHLIGHLQRNKAKLAVQIFDFIHSVDSLRLGYTLQRRAEESKRTVDCLVQVNVAGERAKYGVSPAQLLPLLKKMSALSRLNVRGLMTIAPYVDNPEKVRPVFRQLRELARETEKLKLPGIRMEELSMGMSGDFEVAIEEGATMIRVGTAIFGSRTDPATE; this is encoded by the coding sequence ATGCCGTCGATCGAAAACAATGTAGCAGTGGTACAAGAAAAAATTGCGGCGGCGGCGGCCAGAAGTGGACGCCGGCCCGAAGATGTTTGTCTGGTAGCTGTTACCAAGACGGTACCGCCGGAGAAAATCCAAGCGGCTCTGGCCGCTGGAATAGAGCACATGGGCGAAAGCAGGATCCAAGAAGCCCTGAGCAAGGTGGGGATAATTTCGCCCGGACCGACTTGGCATCTTATTGGCCATCTGCAACGTAACAAAGCCAAGCTGGCTGTACAGATATTTGACTTCATTCACTCAGTGGACAGTCTGCGACTGGGTTATACTTTGCAGAGACGAGCCGAAGAATCTAAGCGGACCGTAGATTGTCTGGTACAGGTGAATGTGGCGGGTGAAAGAGCCAAGTACGGTGTTTCACCGGCGCAGCTACTGCCGTTGCTGAAGAAGATGTCTGCCCTGTCGCGTCTTAATGTGCGCGGCCTGATGACTATAGCTCCTTATGTCGACAATCCGGAGAAGGTACGGCCGGTATTTCGCCAATTACGCGAACTGGCTCGAGAAACCGAAAAACTGAAGTTGCCTGGGATCAGGATGGAAGAATTGTCCATGGGTATGAGCGGTGATTTCGAGGTAGCGATAGAAGAAGGAGCGACCATGATCCGGGTGGGTACGGCAATTTTTGGCAGCCGAACCGATCCAGCCACAGAGTAA